Proteins found in one Cobetia sp. L2A1 genomic segment:
- a CDS encoding gamma-glutamyl-gamma-aminobutyrate hydrolase family protein, with protein sequence MAPRPLVGVIACRRTIEGHPAHMVTDKYVSALRDVGLQPVMIPVWEDTDAESARALLARLDGLLLTGSYSNMHPSRYGEALAPENTYEDAARDAAALQWVPLALALNLPLLGICRGFQELNVVFGGSLHQVVQQVPSLMDHREPKGDQNAQFAPSHAITIVAGGQLAALYDAPEARVNSLHQQGIARLGEGLRVEALAPDGLVEAVSVSTASSFALAVQWHPEWKPRQHPLYLAILEGFADACRDKAAHGE encoded by the coding sequence ATGGCACCTCGTCCCTTGGTAGGCGTTATCGCTTGTCGCCGCACTATTGAAGGCCATCCGGCGCATATGGTGACTGACAAGTATGTGAGCGCGCTGCGCGATGTGGGCCTGCAGCCGGTGATGATTCCGGTGTGGGAGGATACCGATGCCGAGTCGGCGCGTGCTCTGTTGGCGCGACTGGACGGTCTGCTGCTGACGGGTAGCTATTCCAATATGCATCCTTCGCGCTATGGCGAAGCACTGGCGCCTGAGAACACCTATGAGGATGCCGCCCGCGATGCGGCGGCCCTTCAGTGGGTACCGCTGGCGCTGGCACTGAACTTGCCACTGCTGGGGATCTGTCGTGGTTTTCAGGAGTTGAATGTCGTCTTTGGCGGTAGTCTGCATCAGGTCGTGCAGCAGGTGCCGAGCCTGATGGACCACCGCGAGCCGAAGGGCGATCAGAACGCACAGTTTGCCCCCTCGCATGCCATCACCATCGTGGCGGGCGGCCAGCTGGCGGCGCTGTATGACGCACCAGAGGCGCGCGTCAACTCGCTGCATCAACAAGGCATTGCTCGGCTGGGCGAGGGTCTGCGCGTCGAAGCGCTCGCGCCGGATGGCCTGGTGGAAGCGGTATCTGTCAGTACGGCATCCTCCTTTGCGTTGGCAGTGCAGTGGCATCCAGAGTGGAAGCCGCGCCAGCATCCCTTGTATCTCGCGATTCTTGAGGGTTTCGCTGACGCCTGTCGTGACAAGGCGGCACATGGCGAGTGA
- a CDS encoding aspartate aminotransferase family protein produces the protein MTMTSPGTARLKALDSDHHLHPFTDFKALGEEGSRIITAASGVYIQDVDGQRMLDGMAGLWCVNLGYGRQELVEAASQQMTQLPYYNTFFKTAHPPAIELAAELCRLAPDHINHVFFTGSGSEANDTMLRMVRRFWALKGKPEKQWIIARKNGYHGSTVAGMSLGGMAPMHEQGGPCVSGITHVRQPYWFGEGREMDREDFGKACAEALEERIIELGPDNVAAFLAEPVQGAGGAIMPPDSYWPAVKVVLEKYDILLVVDEVICGFGRLGEWFGSQHYDLKPDLMPIAKGLSSGYLPIGGVLVGDRLAETLIQEGGEFYHGFTYSGHPVCAAVALKTLEIMQRENIVERVRDDLGPYLAKCWATLADHPLVGEARSLGLMGALELVADKASGERFDTSLAVGSMCRDICFDTGLVMRSVGDTMIISPPLVITHDEIDALVSLARAALDETARHLAASHSSPSRSQHLESSP, from the coding sequence ATGACCATGACCTCACCCGGCACCGCGCGTCTCAAAGCGCTGGACAGTGATCATCATTTGCATCCATTCACCGACTTCAAGGCGCTGGGTGAGGAGGGTAGTCGTATCATCACGGCTGCGTCGGGAGTGTATATCCAGGACGTTGACGGCCAGCGGATGCTTGATGGCATGGCGGGGTTGTGGTGCGTGAATCTCGGCTATGGTCGACAGGAACTGGTCGAGGCTGCCAGCCAGCAGATGACGCAATTGCCCTACTACAACACCTTCTTCAAGACCGCGCATCCGCCGGCGATCGAACTGGCAGCCGAGCTGTGTCGTCTGGCACCGGATCACATCAATCATGTCTTCTTTACGGGTTCCGGTTCCGAGGCCAATGACACCATGCTGCGGATGGTACGCCGCTTCTGGGCGCTCAAGGGCAAGCCTGAAAAACAGTGGATCATCGCGCGCAAGAATGGCTATCACGGCTCGACTGTTGCTGGCATGAGCCTGGGTGGCATGGCACCGATGCACGAGCAAGGTGGTCCCTGTGTGTCGGGCATCACGCATGTCCGTCAGCCCTATTGGTTTGGCGAAGGGCGTGAGATGGATCGTGAGGACTTCGGGAAAGCCTGCGCCGAGGCACTCGAGGAGCGCATCATCGAACTCGGGCCAGATAACGTGGCAGCCTTCCTGGCGGAGCCGGTGCAGGGCGCGGGTGGCGCGATCATGCCGCCTGACAGCTACTGGCCGGCGGTCAAGGTGGTGCTTGAGAAATACGATATTCTGCTGGTGGTCGATGAGGTCATCTGCGGCTTTGGCCGTCTGGGCGAGTGGTTTGGCAGTCAGCACTATGACCTGAAGCCGGACCTGATGCCCATCGCCAAGGGTTTATCTTCCGGCTATCTACCGATTGGCGGCGTGCTGGTGGGAGATCGTCTCGCCGAGACTCTGATTCAAGAGGGTGGTGAGTTCTATCACGGCTTTACCTACTCCGGGCATCCCGTCTGCGCGGCAGTGGCGCTCAAGACGCTTGAGATCATGCAGCGCGAGAATATCGTCGAGCGGGTGCGCGATGACCTCGGCCCCTACCTTGCCAAGTGCTGGGCAACGCTGGCGGACCATCCATTGGTGGGTGAGGCTCGCTCGCTGGGCTTGATGGGCGCACTGGAACTTGTTGCTGACAAGGCAAGCGGTGAGCGCTTTGATACGTCGCTGGCAGTCGGCAGTATGTGTCGTGATATCTGCTTTGATACCGGATTGGTGATGCGCTCGGTAGGCGACACCATGATCATCTCACCGCCGCTGGTCATCACGCATGATGAGATTGATGCACTGGTCAGCCTGGCACGTGCTGCGCTCGATGAGACAGCTCGCCATCTCGCAGCATCACATTCCTCTCCCTCACGCTCTCAACATCTGGAATCCAGCCCATGA
- a CDS encoding aldehyde dehydrogenase yields the protein MSRPQTLNDWQALAARLTTTLNDRAFINDEFVAAVSGETFETINPATGEVLAHVASCDKADAEIAIRHARAAFKSGVWSRMPPGERKRVLLKLADLLEANQDELALLDTLDMGKPVTSALDDMAGAIGSLRHQAESIDKLYGEVAPTGQHALGMVLREPLGVVASIVPWNFPMMMTAWKIAPALAAGNSVILKPSEKSPLSALRLAELAREAGIPQGVFQVLPGFGHTVGRALALSMEVECLAFTGSTAVGKQLMQYAGQSNLKRVYLECGGKSPNIVFADCANLDRVAESAAAAIFYNQGEVCIAGSRLLVEHSIREVFVEKVVAAAERMQPGNPLDPKSFMGAMVDKAQYERVMGYIRQGVEEGAALRAGGEEVAGPGLFIRPVVFDGVVPTMTIGCEEIFGPVLSVFGFETEEEALVLANDSDFGLAAGLWSQDIDRIMRMTHQLESGQVFVNNWAGGDQTMPFGGVKQSGNGRDKSHHSLAEYTQLKSVWISLS from the coding sequence ATGAGTCGCCCACAGACCCTGAATGACTGGCAGGCGCTTGCTGCACGCCTAACCACGACGCTGAACGATCGTGCGTTCATCAATGATGAATTCGTGGCCGCCGTCAGTGGTGAGACGTTCGAGACGATCAATCCGGCCACCGGTGAAGTGCTGGCCCATGTTGCCAGCTGTGACAAAGCCGATGCCGAGATCGCCATTCGTCATGCGCGCGCAGCCTTCAAGAGCGGTGTCTGGTCACGCATGCCGCCGGGCGAGCGCAAACGCGTACTGCTCAAGCTGGCGGACCTGCTTGAGGCGAATCAGGATGAATTGGCACTGCTGGATACCCTCGACATGGGTAAGCCGGTGACCAGTGCGCTCGATGACATGGCGGGGGCGATCGGCTCCCTCCGTCATCAGGCAGAATCCATCGACAAGCTTTACGGCGAGGTGGCTCCTACCGGGCAGCATGCACTTGGCATGGTGCTACGTGAGCCGCTGGGCGTGGTGGCGTCCATCGTGCCGTGGAACTTCCCGATGATGATGACGGCATGGAAGATAGCGCCAGCGTTGGCTGCGGGTAATAGCGTCATTCTCAAGCCATCCGAGAAGTCACCGTTGTCTGCCTTGCGTCTGGCAGAGCTGGCACGCGAAGCGGGTATTCCGCAGGGAGTCTTCCAGGTGCTGCCGGGCTTCGGGCATACCGTCGGGCGTGCACTGGCGCTGTCGATGGAGGTGGAGTGCCTGGCCTTCACCGGCTCTACGGCGGTCGGCAAGCAGTTGATGCAGTATGCGGGGCAGTCGAATCTCAAGCGGGTATATCTGGAGTGTGGCGGCAAGAGCCCCAATATCGTCTTTGCTGACTGCGCGAATCTTGATCGTGTCGCGGAAAGCGCGGCCGCTGCCATCTTCTACAACCAGGGCGAGGTCTGCATTGCAGGTTCACGCCTGCTGGTCGAGCACTCGATTCGTGAAGTGTTCGTCGAGAAGGTCGTCGCTGCGGCTGAACGGATGCAGCCGGGCAATCCATTGGACCCGAAGAGCTTCATGGGTGCCATGGTCGACAAGGCCCAGTACGAGCGCGTGATGGGCTATATCCGTCAGGGAGTTGAAGAAGGCGCTGCATTGAGAGCAGGAGGCGAGGAGGTTGCCGGGCCTGGTCTGTTCATCCGTCCGGTGGTCTTTGATGGTGTGGTGCCGACCATGACGATCGGGTGTGAGGAGATCTTCGGGCCCGTGTTGTCGGTGTTCGGCTTCGAGACGGAAGAAGAAGCCCTGGTGCTGGCCAACGATAGTGACTTCGGTCTGGCGGCGGGGTTATGGAGTCAGGACATCGATCGCATCATGCGCATGACACATCAGTTGGAGTCGGGCCAGGTGTTCGTCAACAACTGGGCGGGCGGTGATCAGACCATGCCCTTTGGTGGCGTCAAGCAGTCGGGCAATGGTCGCGACAAGTCGCACCATTCACTCGCGGAGTACACTCAGCTCAAGAGTGTCTGGATTTCGCTGTCGTGA
- a CDS encoding cupin domain-containing protein — protein sequence MADDVGARLRALRTLRGISQRELAKRCGVTHSSLSLIEQGKVSPSVSSLTKILGAIPMSVGDFFTMELENTGKVFYGEEELTNVGSGEVVFKLVGANRKSRGLSFMVETYPPISDTGREMITHQGEEAGVIIEGEIEITIGGDTRVLKAGEAYYFDTNVPHRFRNIGDVECRLVSCATPARMF from the coding sequence ATGGCAGATGATGTCGGTGCTCGCCTGCGGGCATTGAGAACCCTGCGCGGTATTTCCCAGCGTGAGCTGGCCAAGCGCTGTGGCGTGACTCACTCAAGCCTGTCGTTGATCGAGCAGGGCAAGGTCAGCCCCTCGGTAAGCTCACTGACCAAGATTCTGGGCGCCATTCCGATGAGCGTAGGGGACTTCTTTACCATGGAGCTCGAGAATACCGGCAAGGTGTTCTATGGCGAGGAAGAGCTTACCAATGTCGGTAGCGGCGAAGTGGTCTTCAAGCTGGTGGGGGCCAACCGCAAGAGTCGTGGCCTGTCATTCATGGTCGAGACCTACCCGCCGATCAGCGATACCGGCCGCGAGATGATCACCCATCAAGGTGAAGAAGCGGGCGTGATCATCGAGGGCGAGATCGAGATCACCATTGGCGGCGACACACGAGTCCTCAAAGCGGGCGAAGCCTACTATTTCGATACCAACGTGCCGCATCGCTTTCGCAATATCGGTGATGTCGAATGTCGTCTGGTCAGCTGTGCCACGCCGGCACGCATGTTCTGA